One segment of Schistocerca cancellata isolate TAMUIC-IGC-003103 chromosome 2, iqSchCanc2.1, whole genome shotgun sequence DNA contains the following:
- the LOC126161390 gene encoding hexamerin-like, with translation MRTATVVVLSLLAALAAAAVVPHSEAGKELLEKQNKILALFYHVQQPSLIKEEQEIAKTYKPIEHVDNYQFKEKVEVFWKYYVDVGFLPKGEVFSIYYQKHYYQARAVFELFYFAKDFETFIKTAIWAREHLNEALFVYSFTVAVLHREDTKDVTLPAPYEIYPQLFVNAEVIQKAYDARLQGQVSSKEAPYIFYSNHSGYPVPRNPEQLVSYFTEDVGLNSFYAYLSYKYPFWLNPANYSLPEYKYRGESFFFVLQQLLARYYLERLSNNLPDVKAIDYNHPVLVGYYPELRLQNGLEAPARPEGVFPRNVDILYVEEIKNYERRIRDGIDYGYLSGYNYEKYNLREKDLTNILGNIVEGNYENINWEYYGAYFRNLISLFGHIVDPVHKYGVPASVLELPETQLRDPLFYRIAKRVLSIFYHYKNLLKPYTHEELLLPGVTVEDITFDKLVTYFDSFDFDISNALTFSKPEDGEKYKFVVRQGRLNHKPFFYHIKVKSDKEVDSVVRVFIGPKYDALGRELSLEERKQYYVLLDIFNQKLSVGENDIKRSSRDFSLYGKEAPSYSDLHQSTIAAIKGEGKFFLDEFRSHFGFPQRLALPRGTRSGLPLSVFAIVTPAVSEEKHPILEKGDNHPAGFPFDRRVVEFEFDVPNAHFDETFVVHRREEDINTTA, from the exons ATGAGGACTGCGACCGTTGTCGTCCTGTCACTGTTGGCAGCCCTTGCGGCCGCCGCGGTTGTACCGCACAGCGAGG CCGGTAAGGAACTTCTGGAGAAACAGAACAAGATTTTGGCGCTCTTCTACCACGTACAGCAGCCATCACTCATCAAAGAAGAACAGGAAATTGCAAAGACCTACAAACCTATTGAACATGTCGACAACTACCAG TTCAAGGAGAAGGTCGAAGTTTTCTGGAAGTACTACGTCGACGTTGGCTTCCTGCCCAAAGGGGAAGTGTTCTCCATCTACTACCAGAAGCACTACTACCAGGCCCGGGCAGTGTTTGAGCTGTTCTACTTCGCCAAGGACTTTGAGACGTTCATCAAG ACGGCCATTTGGGCGCGGGAGCACCTGAACGAGGCACTGTTCGTCTACTCATTCACTGTCGCTGTGCTGCATCGCGAGGATACCAAGGATGTCACGCTGCCAGCTCCCTACGAGATCTACCCACAGCTCTTCGTCAACGCAGAGGTCATCCAGAAGGCATATGACGCACGCCTGCAAG GTCAAGTCAGCTCTAAGGAGGCTCCTTACATATTCTACTCCAACCACAGCGGCTACCCCGTGCCGAGAAACCCCGAGCAGCTGGTTTCCTACTTTACCGAAGACGTCGGCCTCAACTCCTTCTACGCATACCTGAGCTACAAGTACCCCTTCTGGCTGAACCCCGCCAACTACAGCCTTCCCGAGTACAAGTACCGCGGCGAGAGTTTCTTCTTCGTCCTGCAGCAGCTCCTGGCTCGCTACTACCTGGAGAGGCTGTCCAACAACTTGCCTGACGTCAAGGCCATCGACTACAACCACCCTGTGCTG GTCGGCTACTACCCTGAGCTGAGGCTGCAGAACGGACTCGAAGCCCCAGCGCGCCCAGAGGGAGTCTTCCCCCGCAACGTCGACATCCTGTACGTTGAAGAGATCAAGAACTACGAGAGGAGGATCCGCGACGGAATCGACTACGGCTACCTGTCAGGC TACAACTACGAGAAGTACAACCTGAGAGAGAAGGACCTCACCAACATCCTTGGAAACATCGTCGAGGGCAACTACGAGAACATCAACTGGGAGTACTACGGCGCATACTTCAGGAACCTCATCTCCCTCTTCGGCCACATTGTCGACCCTGTTCACAAATACGGA GTTCCTGCTAGCGTCCTTGAACTACCAGAAACCCAGCTGAGGGACCCACTCTTCTACAGGATCGCGAAGCGCGTTCTTTCCATCTTCTACCACTACAAGAACCTTCTGAAGCCTTACACTCACGAGGAG CTGCTCCTGCCAGGCGTAACCGTTGAAGATATCACCTTCGACAAACTCGTCACATACTTCGACAGCTTCGACTTTGACATCAGCAACGCTCTGACCTTCTCCAAGCCTGAAGACGGTGAAAAGTACAAATTTGTGGTTCGCCAGGGTCGCCTGAACCACAAGCCGTTCTTCTACCACATCAAGGTTAAGAGCGACAAGGAAGTCGACTCCGTCGTCCGTGTCTTCATTGGTCCCAAGTACGACGCCCTCGGCCGCGAGCTCAGCCTGGAGGAGAGGAAGCAGTACTACGTTCTCCTGGACATCTTCAACCAGAAGC TGTCCGTTGGTGAGAACGACATCAAGCGCAGCTCCCGAGACTTCTCGCTGTACGGCAAGGAGGCGCCGAGCTACTCTGACCTGCACCAGTCGACCATCGCCGCCATCAAGGGCGAGGGCAAGTTCTTCCTGGACGAGTTCCGCTCCCACTTCGGCTTCCCCCAGCGACTGGCGCTGCCCCGCGGGACCCGAAGCGGTCTGCCGCTCAGCGTCTTCGCCATCGTCACCCCCGCCGTCTCGGAGGAGAAGCACCCCATCCTGGAGAAAGGCGACAACCACCCCGCCGGATTCCCGTTCGACAGGCGCGTCGTCGAGTTCGAGTTCGACGTGCCCAACGCGCACTTCGACGAGACGTTCGTCGTGCACCGCCGAGAGGAGGACATCAACACCACCGCCTGA